A region from the Paraburkholderia youngii genome encodes:
- a CDS encoding nuclear transport factor 2 family protein, translated as MQHANIREALHAHWQASAAGDLEAEHDIYADDAICDYPQSGERIHGRRNLQALRGHHPDRPSGFKVRRMQGEGNLWVTEYTITYQGRSAFTVSIMKFHDGKVVHETQYFSDPFEAPGWRSQWVQKITPT; from the coding sequence ATGCAACACGCGAACATACGTGAAGCGCTGCATGCGCACTGGCAAGCGTCGGCGGCCGGCGATCTCGAAGCCGAACATGACATCTACGCCGACGACGCCATCTGCGACTATCCCCAATCGGGCGAACGCATCCATGGGCGCAGGAATTTGCAGGCCTTACGCGGACATCACCCCGACAGGCCGTCCGGTTTCAAGGTCAGACGAATGCAGGGAGAAGGCAATCTCTGGGTGACCGAGTACACCATCACATACCAGGGGCGATCTGCTTTCACCGTGAGCATCATGAAGTTCCATGACGGCAAGGTCGTGCACGAAACTCAATATTTTTCGGATCCCTTTGAGGCGCCCGGTTGGCGCAGCCAATGGGTTCAGAAGATCACACCCACTTAG
- a CDS encoding GlxA family transcriptional regulator, with protein MKVALVVHDGVQAMDVAGVLDVFAEANRLLSEPRRYQVSLVGEHAGAVACSNAMQLCVPWAYADFRANLDLLLVTGAFHATHVRPKQDFLDWLRRRALESKRYGCVCNGAWLLGRAGLLDGKEIVANWADASQMAGEFPRARIRPDKNLIRDGRLISSGGATAGLDLGLSLVSQDWGQTLAEQVARRLGAKLHSESCERNPCIATPGDESTIIRRVQRHIDDHLSDVLSIEQLAGAVHVSRRTLSRIFAKHLHTTPSAFVDQVRVGAAKKLLEERNIPMKTVAFDCGFLFQRLLELTPRQYRQQCHPTEVAA; from the coding sequence ATGAAAGTCGCTCTTGTAGTGCATGATGGTGTTCAGGCGATGGACGTGGCAGGCGTGCTCGACGTGTTCGCCGAAGCGAATCGTTTACTCAGCGAGCCACGTCGGTATCAGGTGTCCCTCGTCGGAGAGCACGCAGGCGCGGTGGCCTGTTCGAACGCAATGCAACTGTGCGTGCCGTGGGCTTACGCGGACTTTCGCGCAAACCTCGATCTTCTGCTGGTGACAGGCGCCTTTCACGCAACTCACGTCCGGCCGAAGCAGGATTTTCTGGACTGGCTGCGGCGACGCGCACTCGAATCGAAGCGATACGGCTGCGTTTGCAACGGCGCATGGCTGCTGGGGCGCGCAGGTCTGCTCGATGGCAAGGAGATCGTTGCGAATTGGGCCGACGCGAGCCAGATGGCCGGCGAATTCCCGCGCGCCCGGATACGTCCCGACAAGAATCTGATCCGCGACGGACGCCTGATTTCATCTGGCGGCGCGACTGCCGGACTCGACCTTGGCCTCTCTCTCGTCTCGCAAGACTGGGGCCAGACGCTCGCCGAACAGGTGGCAAGGCGTCTTGGCGCCAAACTGCACAGCGAGTCCTGCGAACGCAATCCTTGCATTGCCACGCCAGGCGATGAAAGCACGATTATCAGAAGAGTACAACGCCATATCGACGACCATCTGTCCGATGTACTTTCGATAGAGCAACTCGCCGGCGCGGTCCATGTAAGCCGGCGCACGCTATCCAGGATCTTCGCGAAGCATCTCCACACGACCCCTTCTGCATTCGTGGATCAGGTCCGTGTCGGTGCGGCGAAGAAGCTCCTGGAGGAACGCAACATTCCGATGAAAACCGTCGCGTTCGATTGTGGCTTTTTGTTTCAAAGGCTCCTCGAGCTCACCCCCCGGCAATACCGCCAACAGTGCCACCCGACCGAGGTCGCCGCCTGA
- a CDS encoding copper chaperone, which produces MKFAMKTEIRNDDLPTIVHAMKSVDADAKVDVDVGAQTVSVDSWLMPEEFLVAFYDEDLDVGIAEW; this is translated from the coding sequence ATGAAGTTCGCGATGAAAACTGAGATCCGCAACGACGATCTTCCGACGATCGTGCATGCGATGAAGTCCGTGGATGCCGATGCGAAGGTCGATGTCGATGTTGGCGCACAAACCGTGAGCGTCGATTCGTGGTTGATGCCAGAAGAGTTTCTCGTGGCGTTCTACGACGAGGACTTGGACGTAGGCATTGCCGAATGGTAG
- a CDS encoding LLM class oxidoreductase, with amino-acid sequence MDMSAITAIKASAPIEPALSEQPAWRRVFREGALTVGLILPLETHPDSPFPTMRDHVAMAQRAESMGVAALWMRDIPFYDPAYGDAGQIFEPLVYIASLAAVTSEVALGTTGIVLPMRDPLLLAKQVNSLDQLTNGRLLLGMSSGDRPSEYPVFGIDFDTRGERFRDAFQTYRTVGEQPFPVFSSLRFGKSDGTLDMLPKPQYGRIPAIAVGRAQQSLEWIAAHMDGYLGFVPRPDALDAFVRGWNEHVAHSMGREAFKPIAFGGYLYLHPRPDYPFRTIRGGFVIGSRSLRYFLEQAREAGVSHVALNPKVTPRPYADVLDELHSEVLPYFIPEVSHATREHT; translated from the coding sequence ATGGATATGTCAGCAATCACCGCCATCAAGGCTTCCGCGCCCATCGAACCCGCGCTTTCGGAGCAGCCCGCGTGGCGCCGGGTGTTTCGCGAGGGGGCACTCACGGTCGGACTCATCCTGCCGCTCGAAACGCATCCGGACTCGCCTTTCCCGACCATGCGCGATCATGTCGCCATGGCGCAGCGCGCCGAGTCGATGGGTGTTGCCGCGCTGTGGATGCGCGACATCCCGTTCTACGACCCCGCGTATGGCGACGCCGGGCAGATTTTCGAACCGCTGGTGTATATCGCCAGCCTTGCGGCAGTGACGAGCGAGGTCGCGCTCGGCACGACCGGCATCGTCTTGCCGATGCGCGACCCGCTCTTGCTTGCCAAGCAGGTGAATTCGCTCGACCAGTTGACGAATGGAAGGCTGCTGTTAGGCATGTCGTCGGGAGATCGGCCCTCCGAGTATCCTGTTTTCGGCATCGACTTCGATACGCGCGGCGAGCGGTTTCGCGACGCCTTCCAGACCTACCGCACGGTCGGCGAGCAACCCTTTCCTGTGTTCTCCTCACTCCGCTTCGGCAAATCGGATGGCACGCTCGACATGCTGCCCAAGCCGCAGTACGGACGCATCCCGGCGATTGCGGTTGGACGGGCGCAGCAGAGTCTCGAATGGATCGCGGCGCATATGGACGGTTACCTCGGCTTCGTGCCCCGCCCCGACGCGCTCGATGCATTCGTGCGCGGCTGGAACGAGCACGTCGCTCACTCGATGGGCCGCGAAGCCTTCAAGCCGATTGCGTTTGGCGGCTACCTCTATCTGCACCCAAGGCCTGACTACCCGTTCCGCACCATCAGGGGCGGATTCGTCATCGGCAGCCGCTCGCTCAGATACTTTCTCGAGCAGGCACGAGAAGCGGGCGTCAGCCACGTCGCGCTGAATCCGAAAGTCACGCCGCGCCCGTATGCCGACGTATTGGACGAATTGCACAGCGAAGTACTGCCGTACTTTATCCCGGAGGTTTCTCATGCAACACGCGAACATACGTGA
- a CDS encoding trifunctional serine/threonine-protein kinase/ATP-binding protein/sensor histidine kinase: protein MDVAGYELEPLRDDGDFSLYRARKPSHPVSVLALVATRADLAGVKRLEREYGFAALLDSSWAARPLAFYRHREPPMLVLDDDGGEPLSRSLAGPFELARLLRIAVNLAKVVGHVHRCGLVHKDIKPANVLVDSSGNVRLTGFGIASQLPHEHQPPPPPEIVAGSFAYMAPEQTGRMNRSIDTRSDLYSFGVTLYEMLTGSLPFKASDAMEWIHCHIARKPTPPRALRDAIPQALEGIVLKLLSKAAEERYQTAAGLEADLRSCLTAWEAQHRIDPFPLGEHDASDQLLIPEKLYGREAEIEALTTAFDRVVGSGSVELVLISGYPGIGKSSVVNELHRVLVPPRGLFASGKFDQYRRGIPNVPFAQAFQSLVRNLLSKREAEVEPWRRALMEALGPNGQLIVNLIPELALIIGEQPAAPTLPPQDAQNRFQIVFRRFLGVFARPEHPLALFIDDLQWVDTATLDLLAHLATHPDVRHVLLVGAYRDNEVDASHPFARTLESIARSEGRVRQIELAPLTRDSVAHLVADALHCDRANAAPLAQLAHEKSGGNPFFTIQFLTALADEGLLTFDPRAAKWRWELPRIRAKGYTENVADLMATRLSRLPPAARDALGQLACLGNVAEVAALTWVRGGSEEKMHADLWEAVRAGLVFREANVYVFAHDRVQEAAYALIPADERAAAQLRIGRALVSRTPPDALEDAIFDIVNHLNRGAALIVDETEREQAVALNLIAGRRAMRSTAYVAARGYLAQAVALLSPDAWTRRYESTFELYLALAECEYLVGDFAKADALADMMLAAAHSSLDRAKIYSLRIELYQLAGRYDESFAVALVALRGFGVCFPETDQEIQAAFHTALHDVRVNQAGRSAGELVEAPVATDPAIHAIVNLLLQAMNCAFAARPAFYPLIALKAVNLSLQHGNTDNSSFAFGNYALILVSLIGDIPAAVQVSEMSLKLNEKFGNRHLNGKLLHLYGAHVNFWRRHIAENLPVLERATAECMEAGDFVFAGNVAFNAVWQALESGAALEDVQAIAERYAALMRQSHNDAVYELIRVERQCVISLRGRTAKAFDLNDETFDETACFESIVKSNFGCAIGVYRIIKVILAFLEGRYADALKAAQRAQAVLSPVMALAIEPTFHFFHMLTLTALYPQSSAEQQRIYKRTLAEALEKFEIWAAHCPENYQNRHALLGAEFARLEGRDLDAMHLYEQAIRSARENGFAHHEGLASELAGRFYLRMGLATSAEGHLRNARRCFVAWGAQSKIVQLDSEFPRLADLEGSTLTSTLSFGWRQFDAATLLKASHALSSEIELKSLVERLMTIALETAGADRGLLIMPEQPDGYRVEAEARIDGNGIEVKRLPDSGCATPAALLRYVIHTGKRVIIDDAVTSGLFPEDGYLASGATRSVFCLPLVRQGKLSGLLYLENTETSHVFTARRSALLDLLASQAAISLENTRLYADLQEREAKVRRLVDSNIIGIHIWDFEGNVVDANDAFLRIVGYSAEDLRSGRIRWPDLTPPEWHERDEHVRAELTATGSAKPFEKEYFRKDGSRVPVMVGAAAFGDREGQGVAFILDLTGQKRAQQDVRDSERRYRELQTVLAHSNRVATMGQLSASIAHEVKQPITAIAAYASAALRWLAARPPNFDEARLALTRIVADSDRANGIVDRTRAYFKKEPLRTDGLDVNDMIRELIALVRGEAGKSRVELTAELTEGLPRVQGDRVQLQQVMLNLMINALEAMSEMKAGERTLLVRTDRAGENELCITVQDSGPGLGAGNPEDVFEAFFTTKSDGLGMGLPICRSIVQSHGGRLWVTPNDPVGARFHFTLPAQGNASPPGRV, encoded by the coding sequence GTGGATGTCGCTGGATATGAGCTGGAGCCGCTGCGCGACGACGGCGATTTTTCACTGTATCGCGCCCGCAAACCCAGCCATCCCGTCTCGGTGCTCGCGCTAGTCGCCACGCGTGCGGACCTGGCGGGCGTGAAGCGCCTCGAGCGCGAATACGGGTTTGCCGCGTTGCTCGATTCGAGCTGGGCGGCGCGGCCTCTCGCGTTCTACCGGCACAGAGAGCCGCCCATGCTCGTGCTCGACGACGACGGCGGCGAGCCGCTCAGTCGCTCGCTTGCGGGCCCGTTCGAACTCGCGCGCCTGTTGCGCATCGCGGTCAATCTGGCGAAGGTGGTGGGCCACGTGCATCGATGTGGCCTCGTTCATAAAGACATCAAGCCGGCGAACGTGCTCGTCGACAGTAGCGGCAACGTGCGGCTCACCGGCTTCGGCATTGCTTCGCAACTGCCGCACGAACATCAGCCGCCCCCACCGCCCGAGATCGTGGCCGGAAGCTTCGCGTATATGGCGCCTGAGCAGACCGGACGCATGAACCGTTCGATCGACACGCGCAGCGATCTCTATTCTTTCGGCGTCACACTTTACGAAATGCTCACCGGGTCGCTGCCGTTCAAGGCCTCGGACGCGATGGAGTGGATTCATTGCCATATCGCGCGCAAGCCCACGCCGCCCCGTGCATTGCGCGACGCGATTCCGCAGGCGCTCGAGGGCATCGTGCTGAAGCTGCTTTCGAAGGCCGCCGAAGAACGGTATCAGACTGCGGCGGGATTGGAGGCCGATTTGCGCTCATGCCTCACAGCATGGGAAGCGCAGCATCGCATCGACCCCTTCCCGCTGGGGGAGCACGACGCGTCCGACCAGTTGCTGATTCCCGAGAAGCTGTACGGGCGCGAGGCGGAAATCGAGGCACTGACCACCGCGTTCGATCGCGTGGTGGGCAGCGGGTCGGTCGAACTGGTGCTGATCTCGGGCTATCCAGGCATCGGCAAGTCGTCGGTCGTGAACGAGCTGCACAGGGTGTTGGTCCCGCCGCGCGGTCTCTTCGCGTCCGGCAAGTTCGACCAGTACCGGCGCGGCATTCCGAACGTGCCTTTCGCGCAAGCCTTCCAGAGCCTCGTGCGCAACCTGCTGAGCAAGCGGGAAGCCGAGGTCGAGCCGTGGCGGCGCGCATTGATGGAAGCGCTCGGGCCCAACGGGCAACTCATCGTGAATCTGATTCCCGAGCTTGCGCTCATCATCGGTGAGCAGCCGGCCGCACCGACGCTGCCGCCTCAAGACGCGCAAAATCGCTTCCAGATAGTATTTCGACGTTTTCTCGGCGTATTTGCGCGGCCAGAGCACCCACTCGCCTTGTTTATCGACGACCTGCAGTGGGTGGATACGGCGACGCTCGATCTGCTCGCGCATCTCGCCACGCATCCGGACGTGCGGCACGTTCTGCTGGTCGGCGCCTATCGGGACAATGAGGTCGACGCTTCGCACCCATTTGCCCGCACGCTCGAGTCGATTGCCCGGTCCGAAGGCAGAGTGCGGCAAATCGAGCTTGCACCGCTCACGAGGGACAGCGTGGCACACCTCGTGGCGGATGCACTTCACTGTGACCGCGCGAACGCCGCACCGCTCGCGCAACTGGCGCATGAGAAAAGCGGCGGCAATCCGTTCTTCACGATCCAGTTTCTGACCGCGCTCGCCGATGAAGGCCTGCTCACATTCGACCCGCGCGCGGCGAAATGGCGTTGGGAACTGCCGCGCATTCGCGCAAAAGGCTACACCGAGAACGTCGCCGATCTGATGGCGACCAGGTTGAGCCGGCTGCCGCCCGCCGCGCGCGACGCACTAGGCCAGTTGGCGTGCCTGGGCAATGTTGCCGAAGTCGCCGCGCTGACCTGGGTTCGAGGCGGCTCCGAAGAGAAGATGCACGCTGACCTGTGGGAAGCCGTGCGAGCGGGCCTGGTGTTTCGCGAGGCCAATGTCTATGTATTCGCGCACGATCGGGTGCAGGAGGCAGCGTACGCTCTCATTCCCGCCGACGAGCGTGCCGCCGCGCAACTGCGCATAGGCCGTGCGCTGGTGTCGCGCACGCCGCCGGATGCACTCGAAGATGCGATTTTCGATATCGTCAATCATCTCAATCGCGGCGCGGCGCTGATCGTGGACGAAACGGAGCGTGAGCAGGCCGTTGCCTTGAACCTCATCGCGGGAAGGCGGGCCATGCGTTCGACGGCCTACGTGGCCGCGCGCGGCTATCTGGCGCAAGCCGTGGCGTTGCTGTCGCCCGATGCGTGGACGCGGCGCTACGAGAGCACGTTCGAACTCTATCTTGCGTTAGCGGAGTGCGAATATCTGGTGGGCGATTTTGCAAAAGCGGATGCCCTGGCGGACATGATGCTTGCCGCGGCGCACTCCAGTCTTGACCGCGCAAAGATTTACAGCTTGCGCATCGAGTTGTATCAGCTAGCAGGAAGATATGACGAAAGCTTCGCGGTCGCGCTCGTCGCGCTTCGCGGCTTCGGTGTCTGCTTTCCTGAAACCGACCAGGAGATTCAGGCGGCGTTCCATACCGCCCTGCACGACGTTCGCGTCAATCAGGCCGGCCGCTCCGCCGGCGAACTGGTTGAGGCGCCGGTGGCGACGGACCCTGCGATCCACGCGATCGTCAATCTGCTCCTGCAGGCGATGAACTGCGCCTTTGCGGCGCGGCCCGCGTTTTATCCGCTCATCGCGCTGAAGGCGGTCAATCTGTCCTTGCAGCACGGCAATACTGACAACTCCAGTTTTGCGTTCGGCAATTACGCGCTCATCCTGGTTTCGCTGATCGGCGACATCCCAGCTGCGGTTCAGGTTTCGGAGATGTCGCTGAAGCTAAACGAGAAGTTCGGTAATCGGCACCTCAATGGGAAACTGCTGCACCTGTACGGCGCTCATGTCAATTTCTGGCGCCGCCACATCGCCGAGAATCTTCCGGTGCTGGAACGGGCGACAGCCGAATGTATGGAAGCGGGCGATTTCGTTTTTGCCGGCAACGTGGCGTTCAACGCGGTTTGGCAGGCGCTCGAGAGCGGGGCCGCGCTCGAAGACGTGCAGGCGATAGCGGAAAGGTACGCGGCGCTCATGCGGCAGAGCCACAACGACGCGGTCTACGAACTGATTCGCGTCGAACGGCAATGCGTCATCAGTCTGCGGGGCCGGACCGCCAAAGCTTTCGATCTGAATGACGAGACCTTCGACGAAACCGCCTGTTTCGAGTCGATCGTCAAGTCGAATTTCGGTTGTGCCATTGGCGTCTATCGAATCATCAAAGTCATTCTTGCGTTTCTCGAAGGCCGTTACGCCGATGCGCTGAAGGCCGCGCAGCGGGCACAGGCAGTACTTAGTCCGGTGATGGCGCTGGCGATCGAGCCGACCTTTCACTTTTTTCATATGCTGACGCTGACGGCGCTTTATCCCCAGTCCTCCGCCGAGCAGCAGAGGATTTACAAACGCACGCTAGCCGAGGCACTCGAGAAGTTTGAAATCTGGGCCGCACACTGTCCGGAGAACTATCAGAACCGCCATGCGTTACTCGGCGCGGAATTCGCGCGTCTGGAAGGGCGCGATCTCGACGCGATGCACCTGTACGAGCAGGCCATTCGCTCCGCTCGCGAGAATGGCTTTGCGCATCACGAAGGCCTCGCCAGCGAACTTGCCGGCCGCTTCTATTTGCGCATGGGTCTCGCGACCAGCGCCGAAGGCCATTTGCGCAATGCGCGCCGATGCTTCGTCGCCTGGGGCGCGCAAAGCAAGATCGTGCAGCTCGACAGCGAATTCCCGCGTCTGGCCGATCTCGAAGGCAGCACGCTGACCTCGACGCTCAGCTTCGGTTGGCGTCAGTTCGACGCCGCAACGCTGCTCAAGGCATCCCACGCGCTTTCCAGCGAGATCGAACTGAAGAGCCTGGTCGAGCGCCTGATGACGATCGCGCTGGAAACCGCAGGCGCCGACCGTGGTCTGCTGATCATGCCCGAGCAGCCAGACGGCTACCGCGTCGAGGCGGAAGCGCGTATCGACGGCAACGGAATCGAGGTGAAGCGTTTGCCGGATAGTGGCTGCGCGACACCCGCCGCGCTGCTGCGTTACGTCATACACACGGGCAAGCGCGTCATCATCGACGATGCCGTGACATCCGGTCTTTTTCCTGAAGACGGGTATCTGGCGAGCGGAGCCACGCGGTCCGTCTTCTGCCTGCCGCTCGTCAGACAGGGAAAACTCAGTGGGTTGCTGTATCTGGAGAACACCGAGACTTCGCACGTGTTCACTGCACGCCGCTCCGCACTGCTCGATTTGCTCGCGTCGCAGGCTGCCATTTCTCTGGAGAACACTCGCCTGTATGCCGATCTTCAGGAACGCGAAGCAAAGGTGCGGCGTCTGGTGGATTCCAATATCATCGGCATCCACATCTGGGACTTCGAAGGCAATGTCGTCGACGCAAACGATGCGTTTCTGCGCATCGTGGGTTATTCCGCCGAAGATCTCCGATCCGGGCGGATTCGCTGGCCCGACCTCACTCCGCCGGAATGGCACGAACGCGATGAACATGTGAGGGCCGAATTGACGGCCACGGGTAGCGCCAAACCCTTCGAGAAGGAATATTTTCGCAAGGACGGCAGCCGGGTGCCCGTCATGGTCGGCGCAGCGGCATTCGGCGACCGCGAGGGGCAGGGCGTCGCGTTCATCCTGGACCTGACCGGGCAGAAGCGTGCGCAACAGGATGTGCGCGACAGCGAACGACGCTACCGCGAACTTCAGACGGTGCTGGCGCATTCGAACCGCGTGGCGACGATGGGTCAGCTATCGGCGTCGATCGCGCATGAAGTTAAGCAGCCGATCACCGCGATCGCGGCGTATGCGAGCGCGGCCTTGCGCTGGCTCGCGGCCCGCCCGCCGAATTTCGACGAAGCGCGTCTCGCGCTGACCCGGATCGTCGCGGACAGCGACCGCGCCAATGGCATTGTCGACAGGACCCGCGCTTACTTCAAGAAAGAGCCGCTGCGCACCGATGGGCTCGATGTCAACGACATGATTCGGGAACTGATCGCGCTCGTGCGCGGCGAAGCCGGCAAGTCCAGGGTTGAACTCACGGCGGAGCTTACCGAGGGGTTGCCGCGCGTTCAGGGCGACCGGGTGCAACTGCAGCAGGTCATGCTCAATCTGATGATCAATGCCCTCGAAGCGATGAGCGAAATGAAAGCCGGCGAGCGCACGCTACTTGTCCGCACGGACAGGGCCGGCGAAAACGAACTTTGCATTACCGTGCAGGATTCCGGGCCGGGACTCGGCGCCGGCAATCCGGAAGACGTATTCGAGGCTTTTTTCACGACCAAGTCCGACGGTCTGGGCATGGGATTGCCCATTTGCCGCTCGATCGTGCAAAGCCACGGCGGGCGCTTATGGGTGACGCCGAACGACCCCGTTGGCGCCCGCTTTCATTTCACGCTTCCCGCACAAGGCAACGCCTCGCCGCCAGGCCGTGTTTAG
- a CDS encoding CoA-acylating methylmalonate-semialdehyde dehydrogenase has protein sequence MGEANQGAVRQLKHFIDGQYTAGASGRFNDVYDPALGRVSARVPVANTTEVAAAVAAAKTAFGAWSETPPLKRARLMFRFKELLEAHLDEIAELITRDHGKLLSDARGEVMRGIEIVEFACGIPNLLKTDFTDQSSSGIDSWNLHQPLGVIAGVTPFNFPVVVPCWMFVMAAVTGNTFILKPSERTPSSSIRLAELFIEAGFPKGVFNVVNGDKGTVDALIQHPDVAAMSVVASTPVAEYIYAEGAKRGKRVQALGSAKNHLVVMPDANLDQAVDALINSAYGSAGERCMATSVAVAVGRIGDELVERLATRVRALRIGSGMEPDLDMGPLISAAHRTKVRGYIDAGVEAGAKLVVDGRGHTVAGHEEGFFLGGTLFDNVQPNMKIYREEIFGPVLSVVRVPDLASAIELVNAHELGNCVTLFTADGAAARTFTRKIQIGMVGINVPSPVPSAWHSFGGWKRSLFGDHHAYGEEAVRFYTRYKSVTQRWPDSIDKGAEFAMPASK, from the coding sequence ATGGGCGAAGCAAACCAGGGCGCGGTGCGCCAACTGAAACATTTTATCGACGGTCAATACACCGCTGGCGCGAGCGGCCGATTCAACGACGTGTACGATCCCGCCCTCGGCCGCGTTTCAGCGCGCGTGCCGGTTGCCAATACCACTGAAGTTGCCGCCGCCGTCGCGGCCGCAAAGACCGCCTTTGGGGCCTGGAGCGAAACCCCGCCGCTCAAGCGCGCACGCTTGATGTTCAGGTTCAAGGAGCTGCTAGAGGCACATCTGGACGAAATCGCCGAACTCATTACACGCGACCACGGGAAGCTGCTCTCGGACGCCAGGGGCGAGGTGATGCGCGGCATCGAAATCGTTGAATTCGCGTGCGGCATTCCGAACCTGCTCAAGACCGATTTCACCGATCAAAGCAGCAGCGGCATCGACAGCTGGAATTTGCATCAGCCCCTGGGCGTGATTGCCGGCGTCACACCGTTCAATTTTCCGGTGGTGGTGCCGTGCTGGATGTTCGTCATGGCCGCCGTGACCGGCAATACATTCATCCTCAAGCCTTCGGAGCGCACGCCGTCGTCGTCGATCCGGCTGGCGGAACTCTTCATCGAGGCGGGTTTTCCCAAGGGTGTTTTCAACGTGGTGAATGGCGACAAGGGCACCGTCGACGCGCTGATTCAGCATCCCGACGTAGCAGCGATGTCCGTCGTCGCCTCCACGCCGGTGGCCGAATATATCTACGCGGAGGGCGCCAAACGCGGCAAGCGCGTGCAGGCGCTGGGCAGCGCGAAGAATCATCTCGTCGTGATGCCCGACGCCAATCTCGATCAAGCCGTCGATGCGCTGATCAACTCGGCATACGGCTCAGCGGGCGAGCGGTGCATGGCGACTTCGGTCGCGGTGGCGGTAGGGCGCATCGGCGACGAACTGGTCGAGCGTCTCGCCACGCGCGTGCGCGCGCTGCGCATCGGTTCGGGCATGGAGCCCGATCTGGACATGGGGCCGCTTATCAGCGCCGCACATCGCACCAAGGTGCGGGGCTATATCGATGCGGGCGTCGAGGCTGGCGCGAAGCTCGTCGTGGACGGGCGTGGCCATACCGTGGCGGGGCACGAAGAGGGCTTCTTCCTCGGCGGCACGCTCTTCGACAACGTGCAGCCGAATATGAAAATCTACCGGGAAGAAATCTTCGGGCCGGTGCTTTCGGTGGTGCGCGTCCCGGATCTCGCCAGTGCAATCGAACTTGTCAACGCGCACGAACTGGGCAATTGCGTCACCCTGTTCACAGCGGATGGCGCAGCGGCGCGCACGTTCACCAGGAAGATTCAGATCGGCATGGTGGGCATCAACGTCCCGAGTCCAGTGCCGTCGGCGTGGCATTCGTTCGGAGGCTGGAAGCGCTCGCTGTTCGGCGATCATCACGCCTACGGCGAGGAAGCCGTACGCTTCTACACGCGCTACAAGAGCGTGACGCAGCGCTGGCCCGACAGCATCGACAAGGGCGCTGAATTCGCCATGCCCGCGTCGAAGTGA
- a CDS encoding DsbA family protein, whose translation MKLIYVGDPMCSWCYGFGKELSALVARVSDLKLEIVVGGIRAGATDVLDAAGKRFRLQHWQRVEALSGLPFNREAFMAREGFVYDTEPVCRAVVAARRFVSGDALLSVFRAFQNGFYVQGLDTTDARVLSDIAATALAAVGVQVNADSFYLAWAGAEAIEETQRDFARARALGVASFPTLLLEEQGRMYAVNSGYASVNALEERFNQIERLVA comes from the coding sequence ATGAAACTAATCTATGTCGGCGATCCGATGTGTTCGTGGTGCTATGGCTTTGGCAAGGAACTCTCAGCGCTCGTCGCGCGCGTGTCGGATCTGAAACTGGAAATCGTGGTCGGCGGCATTCGCGCGGGCGCGACCGATGTTCTCGATGCAGCCGGCAAGCGTTTCCGGCTGCAGCACTGGCAACGCGTGGAAGCGCTGAGCGGCTTGCCGTTCAACCGCGAAGCGTTCATGGCGCGCGAGGGGTTCGTCTACGATACCGAGCCGGTTTGCCGTGCCGTTGTGGCGGCGCGCCGGTTCGTCAGTGGCGATGCTTTGCTTTCGGTGTTTCGCGCGTTTCAGAATGGCTTCTATGTGCAGGGGTTGGATACGACCGACGCTCGCGTGTTGAGCGATATCGCAGCGACGGCGCTGGCGGCCGTAGGCGTTCAGGTGAATGCCGACTCGTTCTACCTGGCATGGGCAGGGGCAGAAGCGATAGAAGAGACGCAGCGCGATTTCGCGCGCGCGCGGGCGCTTGGGGTCGCGTCGTTTCCGACCTTGCTGCTTGAAGAGCAAGGTCGGATGTACGCCGTGAATTCGGGCTACGCGAGCGTCAACGCCCTCGAAGAAAGATTCAACCAGATCGAGCGGCTGGTTGCCTGA